One window of the Archaeoglobus sulfaticallidus PM70-1 genome contains the following:
- the cdhC gene encoding CO dehydrogenase/CO-methylating acetyl-CoA synthase complex subunit beta, which produces MVERKKIEIPEGVKKIESVGEEAEFPFDISPMYEGERIRKKEMYVELGGTEQPGFELVMALPAEEVEDMKVTVVGPDLNEMEEGKAYPYAMIYYVAGSQVETDLEPVIERRNHDFQNYLEGYMHLNQRYDIWIRIGKGAIKKGLNSFVQIAKATMMLFKNELPFIEKIEAVYITDAELVEKLLNEVAMPIFEERDARVEALHDEDVDEFYSCTLCQSFAPTNVCVVSPDRPSLCGAISWFDGRAAARVDPEGPNKAIPKGDIIDPIGGEYSGVNEFAKEESGGEYERVKLHSFFDYPHTSCGCFEVIGFYMPEVDGIGWVHRGYPEPAPNGLPFSTMAGQTGGGKQIAGFLGIGISYFRSKKFIQADGGWYRVVWMPKELKERVAKYIPDDIRDKIATEEDAKTIDELKEFLKKVDHPVVKGVVRPVDGKKITEGWVEEAEEEVEEEVEEAEEVAEQPAVAAQPQVFAPQPGQPLQLPALPQIQIPAQPSAGGGIKLVIKDAKIYIDKIVIRKPEEKKGGK; this is translated from the coding sequence TTGGTGGAAAGAAAGAAAATCGAAATTCCAGAAGGTGTTAAGAAGATAGAGAGTGTTGGAGAGGAGGCTGAATTCCCGTTTGACATATCTCCCATGTATGAAGGAGAGAGGATAAGGAAGAAAGAGATGTATGTGGAACTTGGCGGAACCGAGCAGCCGGGCTTTGAACTGGTTATGGCTCTTCCAGCAGAGGAAGTTGAGGACATGAAGGTAACTGTAGTTGGCCCAGACCTGAACGAGATGGAAGAGGGGAAGGCTTACCCGTATGCGATGATATATTATGTAGCTGGCTCTCAGGTTGAAACCGATCTCGAGCCGGTCATAGAGAGGAGAAACCACGACTTCCAGAACTACCTTGAGGGCTACATGCATCTTAACCAGAGATATGACATATGGATCAGAATCGGCAAGGGTGCGATAAAGAAGGGACTGAACAGCTTTGTGCAGATCGCAAAGGCAACTATGATGCTCTTCAAGAACGAGCTCCCGTTCATCGAGAAGATTGAGGCTGTGTACATCACGGATGCTGAGCTCGTTGAGAAGCTGCTAAACGAGGTTGCGATGCCAATATTCGAGGAGAGAGATGCAAGAGTTGAGGCTTTGCATGACGAGGATGTTGATGAGTTCTATTCATGCACACTCTGCCAGAGCTTTGCTCCAACGAATGTCTGTGTTGTCAGCCCGGACAGACCATCTCTGTGTGGTGCAATAAGCTGGTTCGATGGCAGAGCAGCAGCAAGAGTCGATCCGGAGGGACCAAACAAAGCTATTCCGAAGGGTGACATCATAGATCCAATCGGCGGAGAGTACAGCGGTGTTAACGAGTTTGCGAAGGAAGAGAGCGGTGGAGAATACGAGAGGGTCAAGCTCCACAGCTTCTTCGACTATCCACACACATCCTGCGGTTGCTTCGAGGTTATTGGTTTTTACATGCCAGAAGTTGACGGTATTGGCTGGGTGCACAGAGGTTATCCCGAGCCTGCACCAAATGGTCTGCCGTTCTCAACAATGGCTGGTCAGACCGGTGGAGGAAAGCAGATCGCCGGTTTCCTTGGTATCGGTATAAGCTACTTCAGAAGCAAAAAGTTCATTCAGGCGGATGGTGGATGGTACAGAGTTGTGTGGATGCCAAAAGAACTTAAGGAGAGGGTTGCCAAGTACATACCGGATGACATAAGGGACAAGATCGCAACCGAGGAAGATGCAAAGACAATCGATGAACTCAAGGAGTTTCTGAAGAAAGTGGATCACCCGGTTGTTAAGGGTGTCGTGAGACCAGTTGATGGCAAGAAGATAACCGAGGGATGGGTAGAGGAGGCTGAAGAGGAGGTTGAGGAAGAGGTTGAAGAGGCTGAGGAGGTTGCAGAGCAGCCAGCAGTAGCAGCACAGCCACAGGTATTCGCTCCTCAGCCGGGTCAGCCACTCCAGCTTCCAGCACTGCCACAAATCCAGATCCCGGCCCAGCCATCTGCTGGAGGCGGAATTAAGCTCGTGATTAAGGATGCGAAGATCTATATCGACAAGATCGTGATCAGGAAGCCTGAGGAAAAGAAGGGAGGTAAGTAA
- the cdhB gene encoding CO dehydrogenase/acetyl-CoA synthase complex subunit epsilon produces MAKAFEQPFDAANIPGPKMATLLEKGKPVANMIKRAKRPLLIVGPDMTDAMFERVLRFAEKGMTIVATGSAITRFVEAGYKGNNVKYAVLHELTQFLLDPEWKGLDGNGNYDLVLMLGTIYYHGSQMLAAIKNFAPHIRALAIDRYYHPNAAMSFGNLWKKEEDYLKLLDEILNEL; encoded by the coding sequence ATGGCAAAGGCGTTTGAACAGCCGTTTGATGCGGCAAACATCCCGGGGCCGAAGATGGCCACCCTCCTTGAGAAAGGAAAGCCAGTTGCGAACATGATAAAGAGGGCAAAGAGACCACTGCTGATCGTTGGGCCAGATATGACTGATGCCATGTTTGAAAGGGTGCTGAGGTTCGCTGAGAAGGGCATGACTATAGTTGCTACTGGCAGTGCGATAACGAGATTCGTTGAAGCTGGATACAAGGGCAACAATGTCAAATATGCTGTGCTGCATGAGCTCACACAGTTCCTACTCGATCCGGAGTGGAAAGGTCTCGACGGCAACGGCAACTATGATCTGGTACTAATGCTCGGAACGATATACTACCACGGCTCCCAGATGCTCGCAGCAATAAAGAACTTCGCACCCCATATAAGAGCTCTGGCAATCGATCGCTACTACCATCCAAATGCCGCGATGAGCTTTGGAAATCTGTGGAAGAAAGAAGAAGATTACCTGAAACTGCTTGATGAGATTTTAAATGAGCTTTAA
- the cdhA gene encoding CO dehydrogenase/acetyl-CoA synthase complex subunit alpha, which translates to MAFELKEGIFVLDELKNVSIKIGKVVEEEEEKEWAPMGPTPMPGIATLRDWDFLLLKRYKPFYAPYCDMCCLCTMGKCDLTGNKRGACGIDLAAQTGRIVTIACAMGTACHTGHARHMLHDIEHMLGKKLDEIPVDLGPEIAEVAPLTELITGIKPKTLADLERALRYAEEQIVQVMDSVHTGQEGSYLDYESKALHLGMIDALGKEIADIAQICAFGFPKGESNQPYIEVGMGVLDRSKAVVLVIGHHAPPAIDIADYIDENNLGDEVDLGGICCTAHDVTRYYQKAKIVGSLGRQLKAIRAGIADVIVIDEQCIRADILYHTKKLGIPVICTNEKAMHALPDMTKADPKDIIKYLLDGNPGVVILDPLKVGEVAVEVARARRKMRGDGISPVLSDEEFANYVKSCTQCGNCTIACPQGIRIGDAMEAAENGDKSKLEHEWDICIACGRCEQVCPKNIPIIDVLNYAAWDRLINEKGKVRRSRGPVRDSEIRNVGAPIVLGTIPGIIAIVGCSNYPNGTKDAYTIMDEFASRNYIVVTTGCMAMDAGLYKDEDGLTVYEKYNDDFDGGCVANLGSCVANAHIHGAAIKVARIFAKRNIRANFEEIADYILNRLGACGVAWGAYSQKAASIATGVNRLGIPVVVGPHGSKYRRAFLGRPYNDEDWMVYDVRTGKQVRIEPAPQDLLVAAETVEEAIPLIAKLCFRPNDTDRGRSIKLTHYIDLSMKYLGRMPDDWHLYVRTESDLPLAKREELLKILEEEHGWKIDWDKKKIVEGPVRPYYAGFNPTIVERLFKEGFMTL; encoded by the coding sequence GTGGCTTTTGAATTAAAGGAAGGAATATTTGTTCTGGATGAACTGAAAAATGTAAGCATAAAGATAGGAAAAGTCGTGGAGGAGGAAGAGGAGAAGGAATGGGCTCCAATGGGTCCAACACCGATGCCGGGGATTGCAACCCTCAGGGATTGGGACTTCCTATTGCTCAAAAGGTACAAGCCCTTCTATGCCCCGTATTGTGACATGTGCTGTCTCTGTACGATGGGTAAGTGTGATCTGACAGGCAACAAGAGGGGAGCCTGTGGAATTGATTTAGCCGCTCAAACAGGCAGAATTGTTACGATAGCCTGTGCGATGGGAACAGCATGCCACACAGGGCATGCAAGACACATGCTGCATGATATTGAGCACATGCTTGGCAAGAAGCTTGATGAGATTCCTGTAGATCTTGGCCCTGAAATTGCTGAAGTTGCACCTCTGACAGAGCTCATAACCGGAATTAAGCCGAAAACTCTCGCTGACCTTGAAAGAGCTTTGAGATATGCTGAAGAGCAAATCGTTCAGGTTATGGATTCTGTCCACACCGGACAGGAAGGAAGCTATCTCGATTATGAGTCCAAGGCTCTTCATCTGGGTATGATCGATGCCCTTGGTAAGGAGATTGCAGATATAGCTCAGATCTGTGCATTTGGATTCCCGAAGGGTGAGAGCAACCAGCCATACATCGAAGTTGGTATGGGTGTTTTGGACAGAAGTAAAGCTGTTGTTCTTGTCATAGGTCATCATGCACCTCCAGCCATTGACATCGCAGACTACATCGACGAGAACAATCTCGGAGATGAGGTGGATCTTGGTGGTATTTGCTGTACAGCTCACGATGTTACGAGATACTACCAGAAGGCCAAGATCGTTGGCTCTCTTGGCAGACAGCTTAAAGCGATTAGGGCTGGAATTGCAGATGTTATCGTGATTGATGAGCAGTGCATAAGGGCTGATATTCTCTACCACACGAAGAAACTTGGAATTCCGGTAATATGCACAAATGAGAAGGCGATGCATGCCCTGCCAGACATGACAAAGGCAGATCCAAAGGACATAATCAAGTATCTGCTCGATGGAAATCCGGGTGTTGTAATACTCGACCCGCTCAAGGTGGGTGAGGTAGCTGTAGAGGTTGCAAGGGCGAGAAGAAAGATGAGAGGAGATGGGATCTCTCCAGTGCTGTCTGATGAGGAGTTTGCCAACTATGTCAAGTCATGCACACAGTGTGGAAACTGTACAATCGCCTGCCCGCAGGGAATAAGGATTGGAGATGCAATGGAGGCTGCTGAGAATGGAGATAAGAGCAAGCTGGAGCATGAGTGGGACATCTGCATCGCATGTGGAAGATGTGAGCAGGTGTGTCCGAAGAACATTCCGATCATAGATGTGCTTAACTACGCTGCCTGGGACAGGCTGATCAATGAGAAGGGGAAGGTTAGGAGGAGTAGAGGCCCAGTCAGGGATTCCGAGATCAGGAATGTTGGTGCTCCAATCGTTCTGGGTACGATTCCTGGTATTATTGCAATAGTTGGATGCAGCAACTATCCGAATGGAACGAAGGATGCCTACACGATAATGGATGAGTTTGCATCAAGGAACTATATCGTGGTTACCACAGGTTGCATGGCGATGGACGCTGGGTTGTACAAGGATGAGGATGGTCTGACAGTGTATGAGAAATACAACGACGACTTTGACGGTGGCTGTGTAGCAAACCTCGGAAGCTGTGTTGCCAATGCCCACATCCACGGCGCTGCGATAAAGGTTGCGAGGATATTTGCCAAGAGGAACATAAGGGCGAACTTTGAAGAGATTGCAGACTACATCCTCAACAGGCTTGGGGCTTGCGGAGTTGCATGGGGTGCTTACAGCCAGAAGGCAGCATCAATTGCAACAGGTGTGAACAGACTTGGAATACCTGTGGTTGTTGGACCGCACGGCAGCAAGTACAGAAGGGCATTCCTCGGCAGGCCATACAACGACGAGGACTGGATGGTCTATGATGTCAGAACCGGAAAGCAGGTGAGAATAGAGCCCGCACCACAGGATCTGCTTGTAGCTGCTGAAACGGTTGAGGAGGCGATACCGCTCATCGCCAAGCTCTGCTTCAGGCCAAACGACACTGACAGAGGAAGGTCAATAAAGCTCACACACTACATCGATCTGAGCATGAAGTATCTCGGCAGGATGCCGGATGACTGGCACCTGTATGTAAGAACAGAGAGCGATCTGCCACTGGCGAAGAGGGAGGAGTTGCTGAAGATACTTGAGGAGGAGCACGGCTGGAAGATCGACTGGGACAAGAAGAAGATTGTGGAAGGTCCAGTAAGACCATACTACGCTGGCTTCAACCCGACGATCGTGGAAAGGCTGTTCAAAGAGGGATTCATGACGCTGTGA
- a CDS encoding D-aminoacyl-tRNA deacylase: MYLVICSKSDIAGMNIKDHLLSMLDLDKKVIDDIEFHIGDRISIAEIRERLIYADHIDEKLKKYIDFNEIIFASRHRSADGRKIFTVHVSGNIGTADFGGKPYSLAKPAPITIKNYVLALNERIDQLPEFSFTLEVTHHGPSEIKTPSAFYEIGSGEEEWKNEDAGRIVAESIVSAINDERKSWDVAISVGGTHYAPRQTEIILNTTFTFGHSFAKYTFDHLNKEFIIKALEVTETDKIVIDEKSTTSKIKGMLVEVSEAVGAEVLKSKEVKRKYSLN; the protein is encoded by the coding sequence ATGTACTTGGTGATATGCAGCAAAAGCGATATAGCCGGGATGAACATAAAGGATCATCTCCTCTCAATGCTTGATCTTGACAAAAAAGTGATTGATGACATCGAATTCCATATTGGGGATAGGATTTCAATTGCCGAAATCAGGGAGAGGCTGATCTACGCAGACCACATCGATGAAAAGCTGAAAAAGTATATTGACTTTAACGAGATAATCTTTGCCTCCAGACACAGAAGTGCGGATGGCAGGAAGATATTCACAGTTCATGTCTCCGGGAATATCGGAACGGCTGATTTTGGTGGTAAGCCCTATTCATTGGCTAAGCCAGCCCCGATAACGATAAAGAACTATGTGCTGGCTTTAAACGAAAGAATAGATCAGTTACCTGAGTTCAGCTTCACACTTGAGGTTACACATCACGGCCCATCTGAGATAAAAACTCCTTCCGCCTTCTACGAAATCGGTTCGGGCGAGGAGGAGTGGAAAAACGAGGATGCTGGCAGAATAGTTGCTGAGTCCATTGTCTCAGCAATAAACGATGAACGAAAGAGCTGGGATGTTGCGATAAGTGTTGGAGGCACGCATTATGCTCCAAGACAGACCGAGATAATCCTGAATACGACTTTCACATTTGGCCACAGCTTTGCGAAGTACACTTTCGATCACCTGAACAAGGAGTTCATAATCAAGGCTCTTGAGGTCACTGAAACGGACAAAATAGTTATTGATGAAAAATCCACGACATCGAAGATAAAGGGCATGCTCGTAGAAGTTTCTGAGGCTGTCGGGGCGGAAGTTCTCAAATCCAAAGAGGTTAAGAGGAAGTATAGCCTCAATTAG
- the map gene encoding type II methionyl aminopeptidase, translated as MELEEIHEKTIEAGKILKTVKEEVKPLVKPGVKLLEVAEFVENRIRELGGEPAFPCNISINSDAAHFTPKKGDTREFNEGDIVKLDIGAHIEGIIADTAITIDLGDNDDLVKASENALKRAIEEIHAGVDTAVIGRVIESEIREFGFRPVVNLTGHGLLPYIAHAPPSILNYGTERGVKLEEGMVIAIEPFATDGAGKVGERGETEIFSLKAIRPVRMKKAKALLKEIEKYKTLPFAKRWLENASDIVIGQLVRAGVLRGYPVLTEIAKGLVSQAEHTVIVEEDGARIVT; from the coding sequence ATGGAACTTGAAGAGATTCATGAAAAAACCATTGAGGCTGGAAAAATTCTCAAGACTGTTAAAGAGGAAGTAAAACCCCTTGTCAAGCCGGGAGTTAAGCTCCTTGAAGTTGCGGAATTTGTGGAGAACAGGATAAGAGAACTCGGTGGGGAACCGGCTTTTCCCTGCAACATTTCGATAAATAGTGATGCAGCTCATTTCACCCCAAAAAAGGGAGATACGAGGGAATTCAATGAAGGTGACATTGTTAAGCTTGATATCGGGGCACACATCGAGGGCATAATCGCTGATACTGCGATAACAATCGACCTTGGAGATAACGATGACCTTGTAAAAGCCTCTGAAAACGCGCTGAAAAGAGCGATTGAGGAAATCCATGCAGGAGTTGATACTGCTGTGATTGGCAGGGTGATAGAGAGTGAGATAAGGGAGTTCGGCTTCAGGCCAGTTGTGAACCTCACGGGCCATGGTCTGCTGCCCTATATAGCCCACGCCCCACCATCCATCCTGAACTATGGTACTGAGAGGGGAGTTAAGCTCGAAGAGGGAATGGTAATAGCGATAGAGCCGTTTGCAACCGATGGTGCCGGGAAGGTTGGGGAGAGAGGGGAGACGGAGATATTCTCGCTGAAGGCTATCAGGCCAGTAAGGATGAAGAAAGCTAAAGCCCTTCTGAAAGAGATAGAGAAGTACAAGACACTGCCCTTCGCAAAAAGGTGGCTGGAGAATGCCTCAGATATAGTCATAGGACAGCTTGTCAGGGCCGGAGTTCTGAGAGGGTATCCTGTGCTGACCGAGATCGCAAAAGGACTGGTGTCACAGGCTGAACATACGGTTATTGTCGAAGAAGATGGAGCGAGGATTGTAACCTGA
- a CDS encoding acetyl-CoA hydrolase/transferase family protein produces MYKDEYDKKLISAEEAAGLVEDGMWIELGGAVNTALIIDKYLAKRKDEFTEVKVGTFIDISSYEMLRVDPDREIFKWTSGFLLAPVRECSRNLGVCVFKPNLYHDVPRIAREVFKDKIDIVFLPVTPMDKNGYFNFGLTCSHLKALAESAKKVVLIVKEDMPWIYGGYDEIIHISEADYIVEDKEFPTPFLPFTMPPNEEDKMIAENIFEAGLLEDGMTVQVGIGGMPDSVVKIMKESGVKDLGIHTEMMGDGILELINEGIVTNNNKKLDKGKSVFTFTMGTKNLYEYLDRNPSVATYPVDYTNDPFIISQQPKMFSINGAAQIDLMGQVNSEQMGLRTPTCKLFQVSGTGGQLDFVMGCLFSRDRKGKSILGLYSTYKGDSRILPVLDKGAAVTVPRSMTQYVVTEWGVAYLRGYSVKERALALIRLAHPDHRDWLVEEARKVGIFPPNYNPPAGKPENVLFARD; encoded by the coding sequence TTGTACAAAGATGAGTATGATAAAAAATTGATTTCTGCAGAGGAAGCTGCCGGTTTGGTAGAGGATGGTATGTGGATTGAGCTTGGAGGGGCTGTTAATACTGCACTGATAATCGATAAGTATCTGGCCAAGAGGAAGGATGAGTTTACTGAGGTGAAGGTTGGAACATTCATAGACATTTCGAGCTATGAAATGCTCAGAGTTGATCCTGACAGGGAGATCTTCAAGTGGACGAGCGGTTTTTTGCTCGCACCGGTCAGAGAGTGTAGCAGGAATCTTGGGGTTTGCGTTTTTAAGCCCAATCTATATCATGATGTTCCCAGAATTGCGAGAGAGGTGTTTAAGGACAAGATCGATATCGTGTTCCTTCCTGTAACTCCAATGGACAAAAATGGTTACTTCAACTTTGGTTTAACCTGTTCACACCTAAAAGCCCTTGCAGAATCTGCGAAGAAGGTTGTACTCATTGTGAAGGAAGATATGCCGTGGATTTATGGTGGATATGATGAGATAATCCACATCTCGGAGGCAGACTACATCGTTGAGGATAAGGAATTCCCGACACCCTTCCTGCCATTCACGATGCCGCCCAACGAGGAGGACAAGATGATCGCGGAGAACATATTCGAGGCCGGATTGCTTGAAGACGGCATGACCGTTCAGGTTGGTATAGGAGGCATGCCCGACTCTGTGGTCAAGATAATGAAGGAATCCGGAGTTAAGGACTTGGGCATACACACCGAGATGATGGGAGATGGGATCCTTGAACTGATAAATGAGGGAATAGTTACGAACAACAACAAGAAACTCGACAAGGGCAAGTCGGTCTTCACATTCACGATGGGGACCAAGAATTTGTATGAGTACCTAGACAGGAATCCGTCTGTGGCAACATACCCTGTCGATTACACGAACGATCCCTTCATAATTTCCCAGCAGCCCAAGATGTTCTCGATAAACGGTGCTGCCCAGATCGATCTGATGGGACAAGTGAACTCAGAGCAGATGGGGCTGAGGACTCCAACATGCAAGCTCTTCCAGGTTAGTGGCACTGGAGGACAGCTCGATTTTGTCATGGGATGCCTGTTCTCGAGAGACAGGAAGGGAAAGAGCATTCTCGGGCTGTACTCAACCTACAAGGGAGACTCGAGAATTTTGCCTGTGCTGGATAAGGGTGCTGCCGTTACAGTCCCAAGATCGATGACACAGTATGTTGTCACGGAATGGGGTGTCGCGTATCTGAGAGGTTACAGCGTTAAGGAGAGGGCTTTAGCTTTGATAAGGCTTGCACATCCCGATCACAGAGACTGGCTGGTTGAGGAGGCAAGGAAGGTGGGAATCTTCCCGCCGAACTACAACCCACCTGCCGGAAAGCCCGAGAATGTGCTCTTCGCGAGAGACTGA
- a CDS encoding RtcB family protein produces MENVLKKITNYKWELPKTYKKGMKVPAYFYINRELMDILERDAVEQAANVATMPGIQYASLVMPDVHVGYGFPIGGVAGFDAEEGVVSPGGVGFDINCGVRVLRSNLTVDEVRPKIKELIDELFVAVPSGVGSEGRLRVTDDELDEIFVKGAEWAVRNGFGTKEDLKHCEENGCLEGGRGDVVSKKAKNRGKPQLGTLGSGNHFLEVQYVEKIYNEEAAKVMGLEEGMVTVMIHCGSRGLGHQVCTDSLEVLNRAVRKYHISLPDKQLACAPIKSREGEDYFAGMAASANYAWANRQIITHWTRETFEKIFGSDLGMDLIYDVAHNIAKFEEHYVNGEKMKLCIHRKGATRAFGRNSKELPEDYTKIGQPVLIPGSMGTASYILLGTEKAMKETFGSTCHGSGRVMSRAMAKRKLRGSRVKDELARKGIYVRATHGAILAEEAPQAYKLSDVVVDVVHNAGISLLVARLRPIGVAKG; encoded by the coding sequence GTGGAAAATGTTCTGAAGAAGATTACGAATTACAAATGGGAGTTGCCAAAAACATACAAGAAGGGAATGAAGGTTCCGGCTTATTTCTACATCAACAGGGAGCTGATGGATATTCTGGAGAGGGATGCGGTTGAGCAGGCTGCGAATGTCGCAACGATGCCGGGCATTCAGTACGCATCACTTGTCATGCCTGATGTTCATGTTGGTTATGGCTTTCCTATCGGAGGTGTAGCGGGTTTTGATGCAGAGGAGGGTGTGGTGTCTCCAGGAGGAGTTGGATTTGACATAAACTGCGGTGTTAGAGTTTTGAGGAGCAATCTGACTGTTGATGAGGTTAGACCAAAGATAAAAGAGCTCATAGATGAGCTTTTCGTGGCAGTACCTTCTGGAGTTGGAAGCGAGGGCAGGCTGAGAGTTACTGATGATGAACTCGATGAGATTTTCGTTAAGGGGGCAGAATGGGCTGTCAGGAACGGCTTCGGCACTAAAGAAGATCTCAAGCACTGCGAGGAGAATGGGTGTCTCGAAGGCGGCAGGGGAGATGTTGTCAGTAAAAAAGCGAAGAATAGGGGAAAACCCCAGCTTGGAACTCTTGGCAGTGGCAACCATTTCCTAGAGGTGCAGTATGTGGAAAAGATCTACAATGAGGAGGCTGCTAAGGTCATGGGGCTTGAAGAGGGTATGGTCACGGTTATGATCCACTGTGGTAGCAGAGGGCTTGGCCACCAAGTTTGTACGGACTCCCTCGAGGTGCTTAATCGAGCAGTTAGAAAGTACCATATTTCCCTTCCAGACAAGCAGCTTGCTTGCGCTCCAATAAAGAGCAGGGAAGGAGAGGATTACTTTGCTGGGATGGCCGCGAGTGCCAACTACGCATGGGCTAACAGGCAGATAATAACCCACTGGACGAGGGAGACCTTTGAGAAAATATTTGGCTCGGATCTGGGCATGGATCTGATATACGATGTTGCCCACAACATAGCGAAGTTCGAGGAACACTATGTGAATGGAGAGAAGATGAAGCTTTGCATCCACAGAAAGGGAGCAACCAGAGCCTTTGGCAGAAACTCCAAGGAACTGCCAGAAGACTACACTAAGATAGGACAGCCAGTCCTGATACCCGGTAGCATGGGAACTGCCAGCTACATCCTGCTCGGAACTGAGAAGGCGATGAAGGAGACCTTTGGCTCGACATGCCATGGGAGTGGAAGGGTTATGAGCAGGGCAATGGCTAAAAGAAAGCTGAGAGGGAGCAGGGTTAAGGATGAGCTTGCCAGAAAAGGAATCTATGTTAGAGCAACTCATGGAGCGATTCTGGCAGAGGAAGCTCCACAGGCCTACAAGCTGAGCGATGTGGTTGTGGATGTCGTTCACAACGCCGGAATATCCCTGCTCGTTGCCAGACTGAGGCCCATCGGAGTGGCAAAGGGTTAG
- a CDS encoding DNA polymerase ligase N-terminal domain-containing protein, producing the protein MNFVVQEHFAKKHHYDFRLEMNGVAKSWAVPKGMPLKRGERRLAIQVEDHDVDYMDFEGEIPDGYGAGTVRIWDRGEYDLLKRSDNEIKVRLRGNKLNGVYVLLRFPKAGENSWLIILTSLK; encoded by the coding sequence ATGAATTTCGTTGTTCAGGAGCATTTCGCAAAAAAGCACCACTACGATTTCAGACTTGAAATGAATGGTGTGGCAAAAAGCTGGGCGGTTCCTAAAGGAATGCCCCTGAAAAGAGGAGAGAGGAGGCTTGCGATTCAGGTAGAGGATCATGATGTAGATTACATGGATTTTGAAGGAGAGATTCCAGATGGATATGGGGCTGGAACAGTCAGGATATGGGATAGGGGGGAATATGATCTGCTAAAAAGGAGTGACAATGAGATAAAGGTTAGACTGAGGGGCAATAAGCTGAATGGGGTTTATGTACTGCTCAGATTTCCGAAAGCTGGAGAGAACTCATGGCTGATAATTCTAACCAGTTTAAAGTGA
- the ribA gene encoding GTP cyclohydrolase II: MQPKPCVVVDKNKAVVSHPAEIVTSKEIAFMMKNCDELRVALPWETISQLGLNKFKFFGENSIPIDFKTNGSSAEEKAEFIRNLVKNKVSREEIIYPGRIFIEVAKKEGVLDKPAFAEACLDIARMDGYIPASVFSYLMTPDGKLANEKYARKFAEEHGLRLFSIQELIFTRLKNEKLVERVVTATLPTKFYGTFKAVGYKTPIGEIVALVKGNVTEGEVMVRIHSECLTGDVFHSLRCDCGDQLENALKRIDSAGKGVLIYMRGHEGRGIGLINKLMAYKLQEEGKDTVEANLELGFPPDMRSYGISAQILMDLGVKKILLMTNNPLKIEELRKYGFEVKRMEIEVEPCRENLDYLKAKKEKMGHMICRVNI, from the coding sequence ATGCAACCAAAACCCTGTGTTGTTGTTGACAAGAACAAAGCTGTTGTTTCTCATCCCGCTGAAATAGTTACATCGAAAGAGATCGCTTTCATGATGAAGAATTGTGACGAGCTGAGGGTTGCCCTCCCATGGGAGACCATATCCCAGCTTGGTTTAAACAAATTCAAGTTTTTTGGAGAGAATTCAATTCCTATCGATTTCAAAACGAATGGTAGCTCGGCAGAAGAAAAAGCTGAGTTCATAAGGAACCTCGTTAAAAATAAAGTATCCAGAGAAGAGATAATCTATCCCGGAAGAATCTTCATAGAGGTTGCGAAGAAAGAGGGTGTCCTCGATAAACCCGCTTTTGCTGAAGCCTGCCTAGATATCGCAAGAATGGATGGATACATTCCGGCAAGTGTTTTTTCATATCTGATGACCCCAGACGGAAAGCTTGCAAATGAGAAATACGCCAGAAAGTTTGCCGAAGAGCATGGTCTGCGATTATTCAGCATACAGGAGCTGATATTCACAAGACTCAAAAATGAGAAGCTTGTTGAGAGAGTGGTCACCGCAACGCTCCCAACGAAATTCTATGGCACATTCAAAGCAGTCGGATACAAAACACCCATAGGCGAGATTGTTGCATTGGTTAAGGGAAATGTTACTGAAGGAGAAGTTATGGTAAGAATCCACTCAGAATGTCTCACCGGAGATGTTTTTCACTCTCTGAGATGTGATTGTGGTGACCAGTTAGAGAATGCACTTAAACGAATCGACAGCGCTGGCAAGGGTGTTTTAATCTACATGAGAGGACATGAAGGCAGGGGAATCGGACTGATCAACAAGCTGATGGCATACAAACTGCAGGAGGAGGGCAAAGATACTGTTGAGGCGAATCTGGAGCTTGGATTCCCTCCTGACATGAGAAGCTATGGCATATCGGCTCAGATTTTAATGGATCTGGGCGTCAAAAAGATACTGCTGATGACGAACAACCCGCTGAAAATCGAGGAACTCAGAAAATACGGTTTTGAAGTGAAGAGAATGGAAATAGAAGTTGAGCCATGCAGGGAGAATCTTGACTATCTAAAGGCCAAGAAAGAGAAGATGGGTCACATGATTTGCAGAGTTAACATATGA